In Gossypium arboreum isolate Shixiya-1 chromosome 6, ASM2569848v2, whole genome shotgun sequence, the following are encoded in one genomic region:
- the LOC108485184 gene encoding mitochondrial thiamine pyrophosphate carrier 1 yields MVCLDSLVKEHIPFTEILSDVPHVQIWSDAPITGPSYDICTRVRFVQRLIRRELEPWETVVVGAISGGLTAVTTTPFDVTETRIMTTPVARNVSMSAVAFSILRDEGPLALFKGSVPRFFWIVPLGAMNFAGYKLLRKATHLRVNIWFEATTAVAVAPSAEIQRENVLKSAFAGGLSRAFSSAVMHPVDTVKTEVQASTTLTFPDIMSKIPQIGLRGLYKGSIPATLRQFSSHGLRTGICDVSKLVLINVAPNLPDIPVESMALFFNTVVGTVARLPCEVLKQCLQAPL; encoded by the exons ATGGTTTGCCTTGATTCGCTGGTAAAAGAACACATACCTTTCACCGAGATTCTGAGCGACGTCCCTCATGTTCAAATATGGTCTGATGCACCTATAACGGGTCCTTCATACGACATTTGTACACGAGTTAGG TTTGTCCAACGACTTATAAGACGGGAACTGGAACCGTGGGAAACAGTTGTTGTCGGAGCTATATCCGGAGGGTTAACTGCTGTTACTACTACACCATTCGATGTCACTGAAACTAGAATAATGACTACACCCGTAGCCCGAAACGTATCGATGTCAGCTGTAGCCTTTTCTATACTCCGTGACGAGGGACCCCTCGCCTTGTTCAAAGGATCCGTACCAAGGTTTTTCTGGATTGTTCCCTTAGGTGCCATGAACTTTGCCGGCTACAAGTTGTTGAGGAAGGCCACGCATTTACGGGT GAATATCTGGTTCGAAGCAACAACCGCCGTTGCTGTTGCACCATCTGCAGAAATACAGCGTGAAAATGTTCTTAAATCTGCTTTTGCTGGGGGTCTGTCACGCGCATTCTCCTCGGCCGTAATGCATCCTGTTGATACTGTAAAG ACTGAGGTGCAAGCATCAACCACCCTGACATTCCCAGATATTATGTCAAAGATTCCGCAAATCGGATTACGAGGGTTATATAAGGGTTCCATCCCTGCAACTCTTAGACAGTTTTCAAG CCATGGATTGCGGACAGGTATATGTGACGTAAGCAAGCTTGTATTGATCAATGTCGCTCCGAACCTCCCCGACATCCCG GTTGAATCCATGGCATTGTTCTTCAATACGGTTGTAGGAACAGTGGCTCGTTTACCTTGTGAGGTATTGAAGCAGTGTTTGCAAGCGCCTCTGTGA